CTGATCGTTAGGCTCGAACACGACCCAATTCGTTCCCTGCTTGATCGACTGCTCGATGTAAATAAACAATCTTCGAACGTTGACGTATTTCCACAACCCGTTGGAGGAAAGCGTTCTGGCGCCCCATACCCGAATGCCTTGACCGGTGAAGGCGCGTATCAAATTGACACCGAGCGGATTTAAAATGTCCTGTTCGCCGACGTTGTACTGGCAATCCAGCCCCAGGCAGCCGCGAACGACCTCGTTGGCCGGCGCTTTATGTACGCCCCTCGTGTTGTCCGAGCGGGCATAAATTCCCGCCATCGAGCCGGAAGGAGGGATGAAAATATTCCGTTTCTCCAGCGGATCGTACACTTGAAGCCACGGATGATATAATGCGGCATAAGACGTGTCGAACAAATTGCGGTGGCTCTGCACCTCGTCCGTTTTTTTCTTGTGCTGCGGAATATCCAGGACGGCGAAACGGCTTGCCAGGTTTTCGCAATGCGCGACAAGCGCGAGCTGGGTAGCCGGGTCCGTGACGCCGGGAATGCTGATGATGCTTACTTCTTCGTTGTCGATGAACGCCTGAATCCCCGAACGTTTTCCCGGTCCTCCGTCCGCCCCTATGTATATGTCCGCCGGGAATTTGCTCGGATCGTCGGAAACGGTGCCGTCGGTTCCGCCGGCGAAGAATATCCGGTATATCGGCGGCTTGCCGTCCACGGGCGTTTCCGGCTTGCCGGCGAGCGTTTGAAACGGAGGCGTAATCCCGGAGGACGCCGTTTTGCCCAGACCCGCAGGCTCGTTCCCTTCATCGCCCGCATCGTTCGGACCGGCAGCCGGATCTTCCGCCGCTTTCGCAGGCGTCTGCACGTTTTGGGCGAAAACGATCAGTTTCGAGCGTCCCACGACCTTCTCGATGTAATTGGCGGCCGAGTCGTTCAGGGAGCAGTTTTCATACGTTTCATTTTCTTGCCCGCAATAAACGTTTAACGTTACTTCGCAGGTGGTCAGCA
The window above is part of the Paenibacillus hamazuiensis genome. Proteins encoded here:
- a CDS encoding phage tail sheath family protein, yielding MEEFDSGGVPMQGVGTSTAGFIGMAERGSVEGLPQLVTSFGDFQRQYGSYLPVNPYGSMRYLAYAVEHFFMNGGSRCYVMRVAPEDAKAASAATLLTTVGFAAKNPGTWGNQIRLEFTPASKAKTTITAVVGDPAGSLQYRVKNSSGFSPGDIVAFTTDGKTKAYNKITAVHDDIITLESHLAGDADVVDDGKTLPPVKLLTTCEVTLNVYCGQENETYENCSLNDSAANYIEKVVGRSKLIVFAQNVQTPAKAAEDPAAGPNDAGDEGNEPAGLGKTASSGITPPFQTLAGKPETPVDGKPPIYRIFFAGGTDGTVSDDPSKFPADIYIGADGGPGKRSGIQAFIDNEEVSIISIPGVTDPATQLALVAHCENLASRFAVLDIPQHKKKTDEVQSHRNLFDTSYAALYHPWLQVYDPLEKRNIFIPPSGSMAGIYARSDNTRGVHKAPANEVVRGCLGLDCQYNVGEQDILNPLGVNLIRAFTGQGIRVWGARTLSSNGLWKYVNVRRLFIYIEQSIKQGTNWVVFEPNDQTLWGRVNLTIDAFLTSVWRSGALMGSSPSEAFYIQIGHSTMTQDDIDNGRLICVIGIAPVKPAEFVIFRITQKTGGDAS